The segment CGGCGGCCTGGATGAGCTTGAGCAAGATGTTCTCGACGTCTTCGCCGACGTAGCCCGCTTCGGTGAGCGAGGTGGCGTCCGCCATCGCGAGCGGCACGTCGAGTATCTTCGCCAACGTCTGCGCGAGGTACGTCTTGCCGGAACCGGTCGGGCCGACGAGAAGGATGTTGCTCTTGTGGAGCTCGACGTCGTCGCTTCCGCCGGTACCCTGCGCGGAGTTCACGCGCTTGTAGTGGTTGTAGACGGCCACCGCAAGCGACTTCTTCGCTCGGTCTTGCCCGATGACGTACTGGTTGAGGATGTGGTTGATCTCTTTCGGCTTCGGGATGTTGCGGAGCCGGAGATTCTCGTCGACGTTCTTGTAGAGCTCTTCCTCGATGATCTCGTTGCAGAGCTCGATGCACTCGTCGCAGATATAGACGCCCGGGCCGGCGATGAGCTTACGCACCTGCTCCTGCGATTTGCCGCAGAAGCTGCACTTGAGCTGGCCTTTCTCGTCGCCGAATCTGAACAAGCGGTCTCTTCCTCTTCGCGCTGCTTAGGTGGTCGGTTTGGTCGGTGCGGTCTCGCGCGTCTGCCGATTCATGACCACGTCGCAGATCCCGTAGTCCACGGCTTCCTGCGCCGTCATGTGGTAGTCACGCTCCATGTCGCGCTCGATCTTCTCGAGTGGTTGCCCCGTCGTCTCGACATATATGTTCGCGAGTTGCCGGCGCGTGTTGATGAGATCCTTCGCGTAGATTTCGAGGTCGGTCGCCTGACCGCCCACCTGCTGTACCCACGGTTGGTGAATGAGTATCTTCGAGTAGGGCAGCGCAAAACGCTTGCCCTTGGCACCGCCGGTGAGCAGGATTGATGCTGCGCTGGCAGCCAGTCCCGCGCAGAGGGTCGCGACGTCGGGCCGCACGAGCGACATAGTGTCGTAGATAGCAAGCCCGGCGGTCACGCTCCCGCCGGGACTATTGATGTACATCTCGATGTCTTTATCGGCATCTTCCTTTTCCAGAAACAGGAGTTGGGCGATGACGAGGTTGGCCAGATTGTCGTCGATCGGGCCTGTGACGAAGACGATACGCTCCTTCAGCAGCCGCGAGAATATGTCGAAGGCGCGCTCTCCGCGAGCGGTCTGCTCGACCACCATCGGTACGAGATGTCCCATTTAGTGTGAACCTTTCCGGCGCTTGTGAGCCTGGTGGACCTTACGACTGTCCCGCCAGGCTACCCTGCGCGGTTCGGATATCCGCCTGCGTGAGCAAGAACTCAATCGTCTTCTGCTTGCGAACGGAATCGATGAGCGGGCCGAAACCTGTGTTGCGCCGCACGACGTCGATCATGGCGTCGCGGCTGCGTCCATATGAGCGGGCGAGATGGTCGAGCTCGCTTTCGAGATCTTTCGTCGTCACATCGATGCCTTCGGCGCGCGCGATCTCTTCGAGCACGAGTGCGGTCTTCACGCGGCGCTCCGCTTCCGTTCGGTATTCGGCGGTAAGGCCTTGTTCGTCGACACCCTTTGCCGCGAGATACTCGCCCCACGAGCGCCCGATGCTCTGCATGTAGTTCTTCGCATCGGCGAGCAGACTCTCGACCTCGCGGTCGACGAGCACGGCCGGCAGCGGGAAATCGTGACGCGCGAGCAGTTCGGTGATGAGTTGCTTCTGCACCGCTTCGCGTGCTTGGGCGTCGCCGACCGCTTCGAGCCGTTTGCGGATGTCGGCGCGCAGCGCGTCGACGGATTCGTGCTCGGATACTTTCTTGACGAAGGCCTCGTCGAGATTCGGCAACACCGGTTGACGCACATCGTGAATCGTCACGTCGAAAGTCGCTTCTTTGCCGGCGAGCGTCTCGACGTGGTAGTGCGGCGGGAAGGTGACTTTGAGCGTCCGCTTGTCGCCGGGCTTCGCGCCGTAGAGCTGCTCGGCGAATCCGGGGACGAACTTCTCGCTGTTGACCTCGGTCGTGTGATCGGTCGCGCTGCCGCCTTCGAACGGTTCGCCGTCGATCGTGCCGACGTAGTCCATCGTGACGACGTCGCCCGCTTCGATGCCGCGCTCCCCGACGGGTTCGAGCTCGGCGGCGCGTTTGCGTAAGGCCTGGAGGCTGCGTTCGACTTCTTCTTCCGTCACGCTGACGGGGTGGCTTTCGAGAGCGAGGCCCCGATAATCGGCGAGCGTGATGTCGGGACGGACGCTTACTTTTGCCTTGATTCTCAGCGATTTGCCGTCGTCGAGGCGCTCGAGGTCGATGTGCGGACGGTCGACCGGATCGAGGTTGTGCTCTTTGAGGGCGCGAGAGTATGCGTCGGGCACGACGTCCTCGACCGCTTGATGATCGATCGCTTCGGTGCCGACGTGGCGCTCGAAGATCGGACGCGGAACGTGGCCCTGACGAAAACCCGGAAGTCGATATTGTTTGACGAGCTTGCGAAACGCGCGCTCGCGGGCGGCTTCGAAGTCGGGCGCCGAGACCTCGATGTCGAGTTCGACTTCGGTCGGCGCGAGTTTACGGACCGTGGCTGTCACTGCGCTTCGAAGCGAACCTCCGAGGGATTTAGGAACGGGCTGGAGCGGAAGACGAGATTCGAACTCGCGACCCTCGCCTTGGCAAGGCGATGCTCTACCGCTGAGCTACTTCCGCGCTGCATGCGCGAGCGTCGGCTTGCGCCGACGTCAGTCTCATGTTATGCGGGTGGACCTGTTTTCCTTGCGGGGAAACGCCGTGTCGCGGCGAACGCCGCACACATGACGGGCGGGGCGATGTTAGGCACGGTCTTGGTGATCGGCGGCGCCTTATATGTCGCAGTGTTCGCTTGGATCACACAAGCGCGTGTGCGCGCGCTCGGCCCGGACAAATACCCCGAGGATCACGGCCACTGAGTTCGGCCGTTTCGTTTGGTCGGTGTGGGCAAGAAAGGACTCGAACCTTCACGGGTCGCCCCACTGGAACCTAAATCCAGCGCGTCTGCCAGTTCCGCCACTTGCCCATCGCACTTTTACAACTCGACCGAACTTACAGCGGTCGAGCTTTTGCTCGACCGGAGACGGCCTCCCCAATCACACGCCAGTGGAGTGCGGACGTACTTGAAGCAGATTGCGCACCGAACCGTCGGGTGATGCCGCTCGCGCGAGCTTGTCGGCGAAGCGCCACTCCGCGTCGTTCTCCACGACGCCGTGTAATAGGATGGTCGCGCCGTGCGCGTCGACCCAGATGCGCCGCTTGCCGAGGTTCGGATCGCCGCCGATCGCGGTCTTGAGGTTGTCGGTCGCGAGCACCGCGTCGACGCGCGACTCGTTCACCCAGCGTTGATAGCGTCCGAGTAGCGAGCCGATGTTCGCTACGGTGCGGCGCTTGAGCGCGACGCGTGCTTGCCGCGGCGCTGCCGCGACGCCGGTCGCCGATCCGAGGAGCGCTGCGGCGAGAATGCCCCAAGCGAGTTTCTGCATGGTCGCCACGGTGTTTCGGGGCGAGTCGGGGTTCTCCCGCGTTTGGCGGGTCGCTTGCTTAGGCGAGCGGGAGGTCGATCTCGGCTTTGGTCTGTGTGTCGTGGAACTCGATCAATTCTTGGAATCCGGGCACGGGTTCGCCGTTGCCTATCGCTTTGATGAAACGGCAGGACGCGAAGCGCGCGCTCGCCGTGGTGTAGCCCGCGTTCCAGCGGTCGAAGCGCTGCTGCTCTTGCGGCGTCTGGAACGGATAGGTGACCGGCGGTTCCCACATCTTCATGCGCCAGGGTTTTGGCGTGAGGCGCGCGCGAAACGATTCCTGTTGTTTACATAGGTGCACGTAGATCGGATCGGATCCGAACTCGCGCAGCAGGGCGATGGATGTCTCGTCCGTAGCGCTTTGTGCAAGGTTCGTGACGATTGAGCGATAGCCGCCAGCGGTTTTGTAGAGGCGGAGCGAGAGACCCTTCGTCTCAGCGATTTGCGCTATCGAGTCCTCGATCGGCGTGCTCGCTTGCTGAACCACCGGTTGCTGCTTCTTGCCGAACAGCGACATCAAGCCCGAAGCTATCGTCGTGACGGGCTTCGGCGGCGCGTCGTCGGAGTCGACATCGATGAACATCAGATCATTCGTGTTGAGGACAAGCGCGCCGTACACGTTCCGCGTCACGATCGCCGTCGACGCACCACCCAATTGCTGGATGATAGGCTCGGGGATCGGCCGGTCGCCGTATTGATATCGCTGCAGTTTGGTACGACCGTCTGCGATGATGGCGACAACGCGCTGCGCGGTTTGCAGCGCCATCGCGGCCGCGCCCTCAATGCTCTCGTTCGACCAGCCGCGCGCTGCCGCGCGGATTCGCCGACCCCGCCGGTCGGTCGCGTCCGCGGACTGCCTGGCCCAAAAACGAGCGAGCTTCATCGCGTCGTTTGCTCCGCGATCCTGATATGGAAGACGTGGACCGGCGACTTGCCGATCCACGTTTTATGCTCTGGTGCGTCGTGAGGGAATCGAACCCCCAACCAACAGATTAAGAGTCTGCTGCTCTACCAGTTGAGCTAACGACGCATGCGGCGCACTGCATTCGACCGCTCCGCGCGGCGATTCCTATCCGCGCTTCGCGTTGTCCGTCGTGTGAAAATGCCCCGTCCGAGAATCGAACTCGAATCAACCGGTTAAAAGCCGGATGCTCTACCACTGAGCTAACGGGGCACGCTGCGCGCCTGGACGGGCTCGAACCGCCAACCCTCAACTTCGAAGGCTGATGCTCTATCCAGTTGAGCTACAGGCGCACGGGCGACGGACGCGTGGGGTGAATGACGGGGGTCGAACCCGCGACCTTCGGTGCCACAGACCGACGCTCTAACCAGCTGAGCTACATTCACCAGACGAGCCAAGCGAGGGATTTCGTTGCGGCGCGAATTGCGCCCTGGTCGAGGGTGACTCGCGCCCGGGGAGACTCGAACTCCCGACAAAACCCGCTTAGAAGGCGGGTGCTCTATCCAACTGAGCTACGGGCGCCCAACTACGAATTCTTACACGTGACCGAGAATCTCGCCTTGTTCGACGTCAGCGCGTTCGGTTGAGCGATCTCGATCTCGACCCACCCCGGATAAACGTGCGACGGCGCGTAGTAGTTGCCGACACGCCACTCCGTCTGTACGGCGTAACTGCCAGAGTCGTGAAACTTGAATGGTGGCAGCGCAACGCGCGAGCCGTCACTATGCCTGAAGGAGAACAGTGCGGTCACAGGTCCGTTGACTGTAACGGTTCCATAGAAATGGATCGTCGTCGGACAGTGGCCGACGTACTCGATCGGATCCGCTTCGAGGTACGCTTTCGTCACCCTGACCGATGTCGGCGTGCCGGGCGCAAGCGCCTCGACGGCCGCCGAGTCGACATAGAAATCCGCGCCCGGGCTCTGCCCGTAGATTATGAACATGTTTGCCGGCGATACACCGTTGCGCGCTTTCAACTCGATCCACTTGCCGGTGACGGAACTGCGCGCGTCGATGCCGGTGTTGCCGCCGTTACCCGTGCCGATGAAGACCGTTCCGGTCTTGACGAAGACCCAGGCACTCGAAGTCACGTGCCCCGGCCCGGTTCCAATCGGGAGAAATGCTTGAACTAGTCCGCTACCGCTATTCGGTTTGTCGTCGGTTGTCACGACATGGATCATCGACTTGCCACCGCCGCGCGTCGAAGGCATGAGCTCGGTCGTCGTGCTCCCGTTTCCGGTGTTGTATACGGTCCAGTGGGCAGCCGCTGAATCACCGGTCGCTCCGGCGCCGTTCAAGACTGTCTGCTCGCCAGACGTGCTGACCTGGGCGAAGTCCGGGTTGGCGAGCATATTCGTCGTCGCCGCGGAGGCGGCACCGGCCATGGTCGCTAGCGCGAGAGTTGCGTAAATGCCGAAATGCCTGAACGTCATGCGAGTATCAGTTTACCCGTTTTGTCTCTGACATATTGCCATCGGGCGGACACGACTTGAACGTGCGGCCTCTCGCGCCCAAGGCGAGCGCTCTACCAGGCTGAGCTACCGCCCGACATTTCCTCGTATTCGCAATTGCCAATTCCGTTGCCTTGCGGTTCTTCGCCGATGACAGTTCGCGCAGCGAACGTCGCATTTTGCCACCTCCATCTCGACCTGCGAAATCGAGACGCGGTTGTTGATCATGCGGCTGATGTCGCCTTGCTTGACGCCTCGGACGTGATCAAATTCCAAGACGATCAAGTCTCGTTCGCCACAGTCGACGCAAGGATGTTGAGACAGGTAGTCGACTATGAACTCTCTTATCGATCGACGTGAAGCCTTATTTCGCGCGTATCGTCGAGAGTTGTGGAGCTCTTTGTTTCGTGCATAATGCGCTCTCGAGTAGCTGCGCTGACAGGGGATGCAATAGGAGCAGGGCTGCGGGTTAGCTATGGTACGGCTGGAATAAGCCGACAAAGGCTTATCTTTCAAGCACTTCGGGCACCGCTTTACCCGCGCGACCACCGAAAGCAAGACCATCTGTTTCATGCTTGCACATCACGCGCACATGTTCGATTGTCTAGCCCGATACTAAGAGGGATACGGAAATTTCTCAGCGGTCCGATCGGGGCACCAACGCCGCGCGCAAGGCACGTAGTGCACGGCCGCGGTGAGAGACCGCATGCTTCATCGCCGACGTGACTTCGCCAAAGGTATTACCGTCATAGGACGGATACACGAAGATGGGATCGTAGCCGAATCCATTTGAGCCGCGAGGCGCATCGGCAATCAAGCCCTCGACCTGGCCGCGTGCGACAACGGGCTCAAAGCCGGGGATGGCCAGAACGCACACGCACACGTAGCGAGCTCGTCGCGACTCATAAGCATCTGCCGCTTTGATCAAATACCTGTTGCGCTCTGCCCATGTCGATTCAGGCGACGGCGTACGCGCGGACAACACGCCCGGCCCCCAGTCCAACGCCTCGACCTCGATCCCCGAATCATCAGCCAACGCCGGTCCGCCGCACAGATCCGCAAGCGCACGCGCCTTCAAGAGCGCGTTGCCCTCATAGGTACCGGCTGTTTCTGGAACATCGGGATACGCCGGCGGCGGCAATGCGAGGCGCGGCGGCACCGGACCCCACAACTCGATGAGCTCGCGCGCCTTATCTTCGTTGCGCGAGGCGATCAGAATGGCAATAGCAGGATCGAGAAAACCAGGCACTAGTCGCGGTCGAGGCGCAAGACCGCCATGAACGCTTCCTGCGGCAGCTCGACGTTGCCGACTTGTTTCATGCGCTTCTTGCCTTCTTTTTGCTTCTCAAGCAGCTTGCGCTTCCGCGAGATGTCGCCGCCGTAGCATTTCGCCAGGACGTTCTTGCGCATCGCTTTGACGGTCTCTCGCGCCATGATCTTGTTCCCGATCGCCGCCTGGATCGGCACGTCGAACATCTGGCGTGGGATCACTTCCTTCAGTCGCTCGGCAAGCCGCTGGCCCCACGTAGACGCCTTATCGCGGTGGATGATCAACGACAAAGCGTCGACCGATTCGCCGTTCAACAGGATGTCGAGACGCACGAGGTCGCCCTCTCGATAGCCGATGAGCTCGTAGTCCAAGCTCGCGTAGCCCTTCGTCCGCGATTTCAGCTGGTCGAAAAAATCGATGATGATCTCCGCGAGCGGAAGGTCATACGTGAAGATGACGCGCGCCGGCGAGATATAGTCCATCGCGATCATCGTGCCGCGACGCGTCTGGCACAAGTCCATGATCGGCCCGATGTAATCGGCCGGCGTGATGATCGAGCACTTGACGTACGGCTCTTCGATGCGCCGGATGTTCGGCACCGGCGGCAGCTTCGCGGGATTGTCGATCCACAATTCTTCGCCGGCCGTCGTGAAGACATGATAGACGACCGACGGCGACGTCGCTATGAGCGACAGCGTATACTCGCGCTCGAGCCGCTCCTGGACGATCTCCATGTGGAGCAGCCCTAGAAAACCGCAGCGGAAACCGAACCCCAACGCGATCGACGACTCTGGCTCGAAGGACAACGCCGCATCGTTGAGCTTGAGCTTTTCGAGCGCCTCGCGCAAGTCGGTGTAGTCGACGCCCTCGTTCGGATACAGCCCGCAGTACACCATCGGCGTCACTTTACGATAACCGGGCAGCGGCACGTGGGCCGGCGAATCCGCGCCCGTCACCGTATCGCCGACGGCGACCTCAGACACGCTCTTGATATTCGCGATGACGTAGCCGACCTCGCCGACGTCAAGCCGCGGAACCGGCCGCATATCCGGCCGGAACGTGCCGACCTCCAACACCTCGAATACGCGATCTTGCGCCATCGAGCGGATCCGCGAACCGGCTTGGAGCATCCCGTCGACGACTCGCACGTAGCAGATGACGCCGCGATACGCGTCGTAATGCGAATCGAAGACGAGCGCTCGCAGATGGTCCTCGCGTCCGATCGGCGCCGGGATGTGCGCCACGATCGCCTCGAGGATCTCGCGGATGCCGATGCCTTCCTTCGCCGACGCCTTGATGCAACGCTCGCGCTCGATGAGCAGCGTGTCCTCGACGTCGCGGATGACGCCGTCGGGATCGGCGGACGGCAGATCGATCTTGTTGATGACCGGGATGATCGCGAGCTTCGCTTCGGTTGCCAGATGATAGTTCGCGAGCGTCTGCGCCTCGATGCCTTGCGCCGCATCGATGACCAGGAGCGCTCCCTCACACGCCGAGAGCGAGCGCGATACCTCGTACGTGAAATCGACGTGCCCCGGCGTATCGATGAGGTTGAGCTCGTATATCTCGCCGTCGAGCGCCCGGTATTGGAGCGTCACCGGGTGCGCCTTGATCGTGATGCCGCGCTCGCGCTCGAGATCCATCGAGTCGAGCGTCTGTTCTTGCATCTCACGCGCGGCGAGCGCGCCGGTCAGCTCGAGCAGCCGGTCAGACAGCGTCGTCTTGCCGTGATCGATATGGGCGATGATGCAGAAATTGCGCACGTTTGCGTTCGTGCGCTGCGACGCCGCGCGGGTTGACATGTTCGACGGATTCGTTGGGCGGGGCGCTCGACCTTTGCGCGATGAGCGCGGGCGCTAGCGCGTCGCGAGTTGTGCGGGGATGCCGTTCAGGAACGGAGTCGGGTCGATCGGTTTGCCCCAAAGCACGATCTCGTAGTGGCAATGCGGCCCCGTGGCAAAACCGGACGTGCCGATCTCCGCTATCTGCTCGCCTTTGCGTACGGACTGACCAGGACTCACGAGCATCCGCGAATTGTGCGCGTACCAGGTCTCGTAGCCGTTGCCGTGATCGATGACGATCTTGTATCCGTAGCCGTAATCCCAACCCGCTTCTTCGACGACTCCCGCAGCGGTCGCATAGACCGGCGATCCGTAGTCGTTGACGATGTCAAGCCCCGGATGGAATTCCGTATCCGGGTAGTTGCGATAACCAAAACCCGACGAGACGTATCCGTCCGTCGGCCACATCGATGGTATCGCATCCAAGAAGCGCTGACGTGCGAGATCGGCAGCGACCTTCGCTTGCGCAGCCTCAGTCGCTCTGGCCTCAAGGTCGCGCGATTCCGCGAGTGCGCTCTCGAGCTTCACGTTGAGCGATGCGAGCGCGGTCGACTCGTTCGCGAACGTCACCGCATCGGCGCTTCGGCTTGCCAACCACGAACGCACTCCGGCCCAAAACGAAACCGGCCCCGAGGCTGACGGCCTTCCCGCCAGCGGCGCCGCAGCGTGTATGACGGGCGCCGTCGCAGCTTTCGCTGGTTTGCTCGTCGACGCGTTCGATGTGCTCGAGGATTTCCCACCGGATGCGATCACAGCGAGCTTGCGGATCTCACGTTCGTTGCGCTGCAACACGCTCAGACGGTTCATCATATCGTGCGTTTGCTTCGTGAACGCTGCGAGCTGGCGATGCTGCTGCGCATCCGCGGCTTGGAGCTTACGCACTTGCGCGTTCGCGGCGCTCACCGCACCCAACTGGAAGGTCGTCATCGCCGCGAGGAAAACGACAAGCCCGGCTGCGATCACCGCCAGGTGGCGGTGCGACAGCTCGAGCTTATAGATCGATTCCGAGCTGTGCGGGATGATCTTGATGACGATCCGCTTCGTCGACGAGAACAGCTCCTTAAGCACTTCTCTCCCCCGCTGGACGTGCGCCCGATTCGGCGCTCCCGAGTTCCGCGGGCTTCCATGCCCTCAGCCGCGCTGGCGCGGCCGACCGGACCTCTCCTTGGCGATGCCGAGCGCTTTGCGCTCTTCCTCGCTCGTCTCTTTGTCGGTCTCGTATCCGCTCACGGCCTTCGCATACGTGCGAACCTCTTCGCGCGAGTAGATGCTCGAGACCACGAATCCGTCGCCCTTGCCGTCGACGACCGCTAACGCGTACGACAGCTCCGACCCGACGTCGGGGAACGCATTGAACCGGACGAACCCGACGTTTTGCAATGAGCCGTCGGTGGCCGCTTCGAGCGCGGCGAGCCGTCGGCGTACATCCGACAAATCCGGCGGCGTCGCGACGGGTAGCGTGCCCTGGCGCGAAGACGCCCCACCGGATCGGGACCGCGCGGTCGTCACGTGATAGACGACGAGCGCGGCGATTGTGAAGATGGCGCTCAGTACAAAGGTCGCTGACGTTGCGGCGGGCGCCAAACCGCTCACGAACGCCTGCCAACCGTCAGTCATGACGATGGTGTGCCCGAGGTTCGCACCGAAGTACACCTGTCCTTTTGTCCCGCTCACATGGTGCGACACGTCGAGCGACACACGTCATAAGGGGAGGCTCGAGTCAGGACGAGCCGCGGCACCCGAAAGGTCCCACACGCCGCTGCTACCTTCCGGTCCTGACGGGATTAGCGGGTTTTCGTCGCGCGGGTCCTGACCGTCATCGCCTCCCATGCGAACGGAGAGGGAGGGATTCGAACCCTCGAGACGGTTTTAGCGCCTACACGCTTTCCAGGCGTGCCTGATCGACCACTCCAGCACCTCTCCAGAGTTTCGCAAGGTGCAATTTCAGGTCGATGCGCCCGTCATTCCTGTAGCGTTAGTGGTAGACGGTGGAACTCATCCACCGCAA is part of the Candidatus Eremiobacteraceae bacterium genome and harbors:
- a CDS encoding ATP-dependent Clp protease proteolytic subunit — encoded protein: MVVEQTARGERAFDIFSRLLKERIVFVTGPIDDNLANLVIAQLLFLEKEDADKDIEMYINSPGGSVTAGLAIYDTMSLVRPDVATLCAGLAASAASILLTGGAKGKRFALPYSKILIHQPWVQQVGGQATDLEIYAKDLINTRRQLANIYVETTGQPLEKIERDMERDYHMTAQEAVDYGICDVVMNRQTRETAPTKPTT
- the tig gene encoding trigger factor translates to MTATVRKLAPTEVELDIEVSAPDFEAARERAFRKLVKQYRLPGFRQGHVPRPIFERHVGTEAIDHQAVEDVVPDAYSRALKEHNLDPVDRPHIDLERLDDGKSLRIKAKVSVRPDITLADYRGLALESHPVSVTEEEVERSLQALRKRAAELEPVGERGIEAGDVVTMDYVGTIDGEPFEGGSATDHTTEVNSEKFVPGFAEQLYGAKPGDKRTLKVTFPPHYHVETLAGKEATFDVTIHDVRQPVLPNLDEAFVKKVSEHESVDALRADIRKRLEAVGDAQAREAVQKQLITELLARHDFPLPAVLVDREVESLLADAKNYMQSIGRSWGEYLAAKGVDEQGLTAEYRTEAERRVKTALVLEEIARAEGIDVTTKDLESELDHLARSYGRSRDAMIDVVRRNTGFGPLIDSVRKQKTIEFLLTQADIRTAQGSLAGQS
- a CDS encoding BON domain-containing protein, with product MQKLAWGILAAALLGSATGVAAAPRQARVALKRRTVANIGSLLGRYQRWVNESRVDAVLATDNLKTAIGGDPNLGKRRIWVDAHGATILLHGVVENDAEWRFADKLARAASPDGSVRNLLQVRPHSTGV
- a CDS encoding non-canonical purine NTP pyrophosphatase; protein product: MPGFLDPAIAILIASRNEDKARELIELWGPVPPRLALPPPAYPDVPETAGTYEGNALLKARALADLCGGPALADDSGIEVEALDWGPGVLSARTPSPESTWAERNRYLIKAADAYESRRARYVCVCVLAIPGFEPVVARGQVEGLIADAPRGSNGFGYDPIFVYPSYDGNTFGEVTSAMKHAVSHRGRALRALRAALVPRSDR
- the lepA gene encoding translation elongation factor 4 translates to MSTRAASQRTNANVRNFCIIAHIDHGKTTLSDRLLELTGALAAREMQEQTLDSMDLERERGITIKAHPVTLQYRALDGEIYELNLIDTPGHVDFTYEVSRSLSACEGALLVIDAAQGIEAQTLANYHLATEAKLAIIPVINKIDLPSADPDGVIRDVEDTLLIERERCIKASAKEGIGIREILEAIVAHIPAPIGREDHLRALVFDSHYDAYRGVICYVRVVDGMLQAGSRIRSMAQDRVFEVLEVGTFRPDMRPVPRLDVGEVGYVIANIKSVSEVAVGDTVTGADSPAHVPLPGYRKVTPMVYCGLYPNEGVDYTDLREALEKLKLNDAALSFEPESSIALGFGFRCGFLGLLHMEIVQERLEREYTLSLIATSPSVVYHVFTTAGEELWIDNPAKLPPVPNIRRIEEPYVKCSIITPADYIGPIMDLCQTRRGTMIAMDYISPARVIFTYDLPLAEIIIDFFDQLKSRTKGYASLDYELIGYREGDLVRLDILLNGESVDALSLIIHRDKASTWGQRLAERLKEVIPRQMFDVPIQAAIGNKIMARETVKAMRKNVLAKCYGGDISRKRKLLEKQKEGKKRMKQVGNVELPQEAFMAVLRLDRD
- a CDS encoding M23 family metallopeptidase encodes the protein MLKELFSSTKRIVIKIIPHSSESIYKLELSHRHLAVIAAGLVVFLAAMTTFQLGAVSAANAQVRKLQAADAQQHRQLAAFTKQTHDMMNRLSVLQRNEREIRKLAVIASGGKSSSTSNASTSKPAKAATAPVIHAAAPLAGRPSASGPVSFWAGVRSWLASRSADAVTFANESTALASLNVKLESALAESRDLEARATEAAQAKVAADLARQRFLDAIPSMWPTDGYVSSGFGYRNYPDTEFHPGLDIVNDYGSPVYATAAGVVEEAGWDYGYGYKIVIDHGNGYETWYAHNSRMLVSPGQSVRKGEQIAEIGTSGFATGPHCHYEIVLWGKPIDPTPFLNGIPAQLATR
- a CDS encoding DUF4446 family protein: MSGTKGQVYFGANLGHTIVMTDGWQAFVSGLAPAATSATFVLSAIFTIAALVVYHVTTARSRSGGASSRQGTLPVATPPDLSDVRRRLAALEAATDGSLQNVGFVRFNAFPDVGSELSYALAVVDGKGDGFVVSSIYSREEVRTYAKAVSGYETDKETSEEERKALGIAKERSGRPRQRG